The Lysobacter oculi genomic sequence TCCCGCCACCCGGCGCGACGCGGCTGCGGAACACCGCGTTCTCCCGCACACTGGCCGCCCGTCCTGCCCCGGAGCCCGCCATTTCCTACGCCGCCCTCACCTTCTATACCCACCCGATGTCGCGCGGACGCGTGGCGCGCTGGATGCTGGAGGAAACCGGCCTGCCCTACGAGACCGTGCTGCTGGAATACGGCACCACGATGAAGGCGCCGGACTACCTGGCCATCAACCCGATGGGCAAGGTGCCGGCCATCCGGCACGGCGACACCGTAGTGACCGAGAACACCGCCATTGCGCTGTATCTGGCCGATCTGGTGCCGGAGAAGAAACTGGCACCACCGGTCGGCAGTCCGGCACGCGGCAGCTACTACCGCTGGATCAGCCTGCTCAATCCGCTGGAGCAGCTGATGATGGCGAAGCACGCTGGCCAGCTCGGCAACCCGATGTCCGCCGGCTACGGCACCGAGGCCGACCTGCTCGGCACGCTCGAAGGCGCCATCGGTGACCGCGACCACCTGGTGGGCGACGACTTCACCGCCGCCGACCTGCTGGTGGCCGCGTACCTGGGCTGGTACCTGCAGTTCAAGATGCTGGAACCGCGCGAGGCCTTCGTGCGCTTCGCCGGGCTGCATCGCGGGCGGACGGCCGCCAAGCGCGCCAACGAGATCGACGACGCGCTCATCGCGCAGCAGAAGGCCGCCACGGGCGAAAGCTGAGGCCGCAACGGCCGCCGCATCCGCCATCAAACACCATGGGCAACCTGGGTTGCCCGCTACGTCCACGCGCCGCCAACGCCGGCGCCCGCTGACCCGTTCATCACTTCGGCACGCGCCTGTCACGCCCTGACGCCCATGCTGGACGCCCCCCCTGTACGGAAGTCAGCGATGGCCACCAAGAAAGCCGCACGTCCGGGCGCCTCTGCCCCCTCCCGCAAACGCCCGGCACAGGCGACCGGCGGTGAAACGCACCAGACCGCCACCGGCAAGCGCGACGTCATGACGACGGCGCAGGGCATCCCGGTCAGCGACAACCAGAATTCCCTGCGCGCCTACCCGCGCGGCCCGACGCTTCTGGAAGACTTCGTCCTCCGCGAGAAGATCACCCACTTCGACCACGAGCGCATTCCCGATCGCATCGTGCACGCACGCGGCTCGGCGGCCCACGGCTATTTCGAGCTCACCCACCCACTCACCGGCATCACCACGGCGCGGCTGTTCACCGACAAGGGCCTGCGCGTGCCGGTCTTCACGCGCTTCTCCACCGTCGCAGGCGGCGCCGGCAGCGTGGACACCCCGCGCGACGTGCGCGGCTTCGCGGTCAAGTTCTACACGCCGGAAGGCAACTACGACCTGGTCGGCAACAACCTGCCGGTGTTCGCCATCCAGGACGCGATGAAGTTCCCGGACTTCATCCACGCGGTGAAGATGGAACCGGATCGTGGCTTCCCGCAGGCCGCCAGCGCGCATGACACCTTCTGGGACTTCGTTTCCCTGTCGCCGGAAACGCTGAACATGGTGATGTGGGCAATGAGCGACCGTGGCATCCCGCGTTCGCTGCGGATGATCGAAGGCTTCGGCATCCACAGTTTCCGCTTCTTCAACGAGGCGGGCGATTCCACGTTCGTGCGCTTCCACTGGCGCCCGCGCCTGGGCCTGCAATCGCTGGTGTGGGATGAATCGGCCAAGCTGCAGGGTGCCGACAACGACTTCCACCGCCGCGACCTCTTCGACGCGATCAATGCCGGCCAATACCCGGAGTGGGATCTCGCCGTGCAGTTGTTCACCGAAGACGAAGCCGACGCGTTCCCCTTCGACCACCTCGACGCCACCAAGCTGATTCCCGAGGAACTGGTGCCGCTGCGCGTGGTCGGCCGCATGGTGCTGGACCGCAACCCGGACAACCATTTCGCCGAGAACGACCAGGTCGCCTTCTGCCCCGCCAACCTCGTGCCGGGCATCGACTTCTCCAACGATCCGCTGCTGCAGGGCCGCCTGTTCTCCTATCTGGACACGCAGCTGTGGCGGCTGGGCGGACCCAACTTCACCCAGATCCCGGTGAACGCGCCCAAGTGCCCGTTCGCGAACCACCAGCGCGACGCGCACATGCAGATGCAGGTGCCGAAGGGTCGCGTGGCGTACGAACCGGCATCGCTCGACAAGGACGGCTCCACGCCCAACGGCCGCGAGACCCCGGCCGGCTTCCGCAGTTTCGCCGAACGCGCACCGGACGATGGCCGCAAGGGCCGGCTGCGTGCCGAGTCCTTCGCCGACCACTACAGCCAGCCGCGCCTGTTCTGGAACAGCCAGAGCGACGTGGAGCGGGCGCACATCGCCTCCGCGCTGGTGTTCGAACTGGCGAAGGTGGAAGACGATCCGGTCCGCGAACGCACCGTGGGCCAGCTGCGCAACATCGACCAAGGGCTGGCGCAGCGCGTCGCCGACGGGCTTGGGATGAAGGCGCTGCCGGCGGCCGAACCCGCCGCCGTGCCGGCCATCGACATGCCGCCGTCGCCGGCGCTGGCGCTGATCGGCAAGATGAAGGACACCCTGGAAGGCCGCTGCATCGGCATCCTGGTGGCCGAAGGCAGCGACGGCAAGCAGGTGGACGCGATCCGCAGCGCCGCCGAGAAGGCCGGCGCGATCGTCAAGATCGTCGCGCCGAAGCTGCACGTGGCGATGAAGGGCGGCAAGCCGCGGAAGGTGGACGGACAGCTGGCCGGCACGCCCTCGCTGGTATTCGATGCGGTGGCGAGCGTGCTGGATCCGGCCGAAGCGGAGAAGCTGGCGAAAGACGGCGCGGCGATCGACTGGTTCCGCGATGCTTTCGGCCACCTCAAGGCCATCGCGGCCTGCGGCGGCACCCGCCAGCACATCCTGAAGGCGGCGGGCATCAAGCCGGACGCGGGCGTGGTGGAGCCCGGGGACGTGAAGGGCTTCATCAAGCTGGCCAAGACCCGGCAATGGGCGCGCGAGCCCAGGCTGCGCACGCTGGCCTGACCACCCCATCGGTTTTCACCACCACAGACGCCCCGCTCCGGCGGGGCGTTTGCATGTGGCTCAGCCCAGCGACTTCAACCGGTACAGCGCTTCCAGCGCCTGCCGGGGCGTGAGTTCGTCGGGCTCGATGCCGGCCAGCGCCTCCAACGCCGCGGACGGCGGCGCGAACAACCCGATCTGCTGCGGCATGTCGAGCGCCTGCGCGGTGAGCGGCGCGGGCTTGCCGCCGTCCTGCCGCTCCAGTTCGGCCAGCCGCGCGCGCGCGGCGCGCACCACGGTCTTCGGCAGGCCGGCCAGCGAGGCCACCTGCAAACCGAAACTGCGATTCGCCGGGCCGTCTTTCACCGCGTGCATGAAGACCAGTGCGTCCTCGTGCTCCACCGCATCCAGATGCACGTTGCGGATGCCGCTGCCCGGCGCGGCCAGCGCGGTCAGCTCGAAATAATGCGTGGCGAACAGCGTGTAGCTGCGGTTGGTTTCGGCCAGGTGGCGCGCGCAGGCCTCGGCCAGCGCCAGGCCGTCGTAGGTTGAGGTGCCGCGCCCGATCTCGTCCATCAGCACCAGTGATTGCGATGTCGCGTGGTGGAGGATGTAGCTGGTTTCCGACATCTCCACCATGAAGGTGGACTGGCCCTTGGCGAGGTCGTCGCCGGCGCCGATGCGGGTCAGGATGCGGTCGATCGGCCCGATCTCCGCGCGCGTGGCCGGCACGAAGCTGCCGATGTGCGCCAGCAGCACGATCAGCGCGTTCTGCCGCATGTAGGTGGACTTGCCGCCCATGTTGGGGCCGGTGATCACCAGCATCCGGGTGGCGTCGTCGAGCTGAAGGTCGTTGGGGGTGAACGGCGCGTCGCGCACGGCCTCGACCACCGGGTGGCGGCCGCCTTCGATGTGCAGCACCGCCTCGTCCACCAGCCGCGGGCGCGACCAGTCCAGCGCCTCGGCGCGTTCGGCGAAACCGCAGAGGACGTCGAGTTCGGCCAGCGCACCGGCACAGCGGCGCAGCGGTTCCAGGTCGGCATTGAGCGCGTCCAGCACGCCTTCATACAACCCCTTCTCGCGTGACAGGGCGCGCTCGCGGGCGGACAGCACCTTGTCTTCGAAATCCTTCAGTTCC encodes the following:
- a CDS encoding catalase produces the protein MATKKAARPGASAPSRKRPAQATGGETHQTATGKRDVMTTAQGIPVSDNQNSLRAYPRGPTLLEDFVLREKITHFDHERIPDRIVHARGSAAHGYFELTHPLTGITTARLFTDKGLRVPVFTRFSTVAGGAGSVDTPRDVRGFAVKFYTPEGNYDLVGNNLPVFAIQDAMKFPDFIHAVKMEPDRGFPQAASAHDTFWDFVSLSPETLNMVMWAMSDRGIPRSLRMIEGFGIHSFRFFNEAGDSTFVRFHWRPRLGLQSLVWDESAKLQGADNDFHRRDLFDAINAGQYPEWDLAVQLFTEDEADAFPFDHLDATKLIPEELVPLRVVGRMVLDRNPDNHFAENDQVAFCPANLVPGIDFSNDPLLQGRLFSYLDTQLWRLGGPNFTQIPVNAPKCPFANHQRDAHMQMQVPKGRVAYEPASLDKDGSTPNGRETPAGFRSFAERAPDDGRKGRLRAESFADHYSQPRLFWNSQSDVERAHIASALVFELAKVEDDPVRERTVGQLRNIDQGLAQRVADGLGMKALPAAEPAAVPAIDMPPSPALALIGKMKDTLEGRCIGILVAEGSDGKQVDAIRSAAEKAGAIVKIVAPKLHVAMKGGKPRKVDGQLAGTPSLVFDAVASVLDPAEAEKLAKDGAAIDWFRDAFGHLKAIAACGGTRQHILKAAGIKPDAGVVEPGDVKGFIKLAKTRQWAREPRLRTLA
- a CDS encoding glutathione S-transferase family protein, producing the protein MSRGRVARWMLEETGLPYETVLLEYGTTMKAPDYLAINPMGKVPAIRHGDTVVTENTAIALYLADLVPEKKLAPPVGSPARGSYYRWISLLNPLEQLMMAKHAGQLGNPMSAGYGTEADLLGTLEGAIGDRDHLVGDDFTAADLLVAAYLGWYLQFKMLEPREAFVRFAGLHRGRTAAKRANEIDDALIAQQKAATGES